The following proteins are encoded in a genomic region of Porphyrobacter sp. CACIAM 03H1:
- the tatB gene encoding Sec-independent protein translocase protein TatB, with product MFDIGAGELLVILIVAVVVIGPKDLPLAMRTAGRWIGKVRRVSAHFRSGIDAMVREAELEEMEKKWKAQNEEIMRRSAALTEAEAGAPVMTGPPPAEPAPPPAQPEPVVAPEAVTDPAPAPAQAPAKGAADV from the coding sequence ATGTTCGACATCGGCGCCGGAGAGCTGCTGGTCATCCTGATCGTCGCGGTGGTGGTGATCGGGCCCAAGGACCTGCCCTTGGCGATGCGCACCGCGGGCCGCTGGATCGGCAAGGTGCGGCGTGTCTCGGCCCATTTCCGCTCCGGGATCGACGCGATGGTGCGCGAGGCCGAACTCGAGGAAATGGAAAAGAAGTGGAAGGCGCAGAACGAGGAGATCATGCGCCGCTCCGCCGCCCTGACCGAAGCCGAGGCCGGTGCGCCGGTGATGACGGGACCGCCGCCTGCCGAACCCGCGCCGCCGCCGGCGCAGCCCGAACCCGTTGTCGCGCCGGAAGCCGTGACCGATCCGGCTCCCGCTCCGGCACAGGCCCCGGCCAAGGGCGCTGCCGATGTTTGA
- a CDS encoding YegP family protein, giving the protein MAHKFEIYKDKAGEYRVRFKYNSETMFSTEGYASKASAQNAIDSIKKNGPDAEVEDNS; this is encoded by the coding sequence ATGGCGCACAAGTTCGAGATCTACAAGGACAAGGCCGGTGAATACCGGGTGCGGTTCAAGTACAACTCCGAGACGATGTTCTCGACCGAAGGCTACGCCAGCAAGGCGAGCGCGCAGAACGCCATCGATTCGATCAAGAAGAACGGCCCCGACGCCGAGGTCGAAGACAATTCCTGA
- the rnhA gene encoding ribonuclease HI encodes MKEVDIFTDGACKGNPGPGGWAAILRSGGHEKELVGGEPATTNNRMEMTAVLRGLTALKEPCAVTVHTDSRYVIDGMTQWIFGWQKRGWVNAAKKPVANEDLWRELIAAARPHKIAWEWVKGHSGHPENERADALASEEAQRQADPKSAFGH; translated from the coding sequence ATGAAAGAGGTCGACATCTTCACCGACGGCGCCTGCAAGGGCAATCCCGGCCCGGGCGGCTGGGCGGCGATCCTGCGCAGCGGCGGCCATGAGAAGGAGCTCGTCGGCGGCGAGCCCGCGACGACCAACAACCGCATGGAGATGACCGCCGTGCTGCGCGGCCTCACCGCGCTCAAGGAGCCCTGCGCCGTCACGGTCCACACCGACAGCCGCTATGTCATCGACGGGATGACGCAGTGGATCTTCGGCTGGCAGAAGCGCGGCTGGGTCAATGCGGCGAAGAAGCCGGTCGCCAACGAGGACCTGTGGCGCGAGCTGATCGCCGCCGCGCGCCCGCACAAGATCGCGTGGGAATGGGTGAAGGGCCACTCGGGCCACCCCGAAAACGAACGCGCCGACGCGCTGGCGAGCGAGGAGGCGCAGCGGCAGGCCGATCCGAAGTCGGCCTTCGGGCATTGA
- a CDS encoding twin-arginine translocase TatA/TatE family subunit: MGIGSLWHWLIVLAIVLILFGRGRISEMMGDFGKGISSFKKGLNETEETAAKAARIEPPAAPVETAAPAPAEKTDSTGA; the protein is encoded by the coding sequence ATGGGTATTGGTTCGCTGTGGCACTGGCTGATCGTTCTCGCGATCGTGCTGATCCTGTTCGGACGCGGCCGCATTTCCGAGATGATGGGCGATTTCGGCAAGGGCATCTCGAGCTTCAAGAAGGGGCTCAACGAGACCGAGGAAACCGCCGCCAAGGCCGCCCGGATCGAACCGCCCGCCGCGCCTGTCGAAACCGCCGCTCCGGCCCCGGCCGAGAAGACCGACAGCACCGGCGCGTGA
- the argS gene encoding arginine--tRNA ligase, which produces MTKTLYAAHAALIETVLTDLVAEGTLPAGTSFANVTLEPPRDASHGDLATNAAMVLAKGAGMNPRALAEAITAKLAAQPGITSAEIAGPGFINLRLAPEAWLAELRAIAQLGGDYGRSQMGGGTTVNVEYVSANPTGPMHMGHCRGAVVGDALSSLLEFAGHRVIREYYVNDAGAQVDVLARSVHMRYREALGETIAIPEGLYPGEYLVPVGQALAAEFGDAYAAAPESDWLILFRTRAVAAMMDMIRADLATLGINHDLFSSEAELQASGKVDAAEAWLREHDLVYDGVLEAPKGKAPPEDWEPVSLPLFRSTKFGDDQDRPIKKSSGAWTYFGADLAYHFQKAQTADALVDIWGADHAGTVKRIKAAVAALTSADGAAPKPFEVKLVQMVQLMKGGQPFKMSKRAGNFVTLADVVEMVGKDVVRFTMLTRKPDAQMDFDFDKVVEASKDNPVFYVQYAHARIRSTLRKAADMGITPSDAALDRLGVEELALVARAAQFPREIELAARAREPHRIAFYLYDLAADLHAYWNLGNDRPEKRFIVEQDPALTAARLFLAAAIGQVIRGGLGVLGVEAVESM; this is translated from the coding sequence ATGACCAAGACCCTTTACGCCGCCCATGCGGCCCTGATCGAAACCGTGCTGACCGACCTCGTGGCAGAGGGCACCCTGCCTGCGGGCACCTCCTTCGCCAACGTCACGCTCGAGCCGCCGCGCGATGCCTCGCATGGCGATCTTGCCACCAACGCGGCGATGGTGCTCGCCAAGGGCGCGGGCATGAACCCGCGCGCGCTGGCCGAGGCGATCACCGCCAAGCTGGCCGCGCAGCCGGGCATCACCAGCGCCGAGATCGCTGGGCCGGGCTTCATCAACCTGCGCCTCGCGCCAGAAGCGTGGCTCGCGGAGCTGCGCGCCATCGCGCAGCTGGGCGGCGATTACGGCCGCTCGCAGATGGGCGGCGGCACCACGGTCAACGTGGAATATGTCTCGGCCAACCCCACCGGTCCGATGCACATGGGCCATTGCCGCGGCGCGGTGGTGGGCGATGCGCTGTCCTCGCTGCTCGAATTCGCGGGCCACAGGGTGATCCGCGAATATTACGTCAATGATGCCGGCGCGCAGGTCGACGTGCTCGCGCGGTCGGTGCACATGCGGTACCGCGAGGCGCTGGGCGAGACCATCGCCATCCCCGAGGGCCTATATCCGGGCGAATACCTCGTGCCGGTCGGGCAGGCTCTCGCCGCCGAGTTCGGCGATGCCTACGCCGCCGCGCCGGAAAGCGACTGGCTGATCCTGTTCCGCACCCGCGCGGTCGCGGCGATGATGGACATGATCCGCGCCGATCTCGCCACGCTCGGCATCAATCACGACCTGTTCTCCTCCGAGGCCGAGCTTCAGGCCTCGGGCAAGGTCGATGCCGCCGAGGCATGGCTGCGGGAGCACGATCTCGTCTATGACGGCGTGCTCGAAGCGCCCAAGGGCAAGGCCCCGCCCGAGGATTGGGAACCGGTCTCGCTGCCGCTGTTCCGCTCGACGAAGTTCGGCGACGATCAGGACCGGCCGATCAAGAAGTCCTCCGGCGCGTGGACTTACTTTGGCGCGGATCTCGCCTACCACTTCCAGAAGGCGCAGACCGCCGATGCCCTCGTGGACATCTGGGGCGCGGACCATGCCGGGACGGTGAAGCGGATCAAGGCCGCGGTCGCCGCGCTGACCAGCGCGGACGGCGCGGCGCCCAAGCCCTTCGAGGTCAAGCTCGTCCAGATGGTGCAGCTGATGAAGGGCGGCCAGCCGTTCAAGATGTCGAAGCGGGCGGGCAATTTCGTCACGCTTGCCGATGTCGTCGAGATGGTCGGCAAGGACGTGGTGCGCTTCACCATGCTGACCCGCAAGCCCGACGCGCAGATGGATTTCGACTTCGACAAGGTTGTCGAGGCCTCGAAGGACAATCCGGTCTTCTATGTGCAATATGCCCATGCCCGGATCCGCTCGACGCTGCGGAAGGCGGCGGACATGGGGATCACGCCCTCGGATGCCGCGCTGGACAGGCTCGGCGTCGAGGAGCTGGCGCTGGTCGCCCGCGCCGCGCAGTTCCCGCGCGAGATCGAACTTGCCGCACGGGCGCGCGAGCCGCACCGGATCGCCTTCTACCTCTACGATCTCGCCGCCGATCTCCACGCCTACTGGAATCTCGGTAACGACAGGCCGGAAAAGCGGTTCATCGTGGAACAGGACCCCGCTCTCACCGCGGCGAGGCTTTTCCTTGCTGCCGCGATCGGGCAAGTGATCCGCGGTGGTCTCGGCGTGCTTGGCGTCGAGGCGGTCGAGAGCATGTAG
- the ispH gene encoding 4-hydroxy-3-methylbut-2-enyl diphosphate reductase, protein MNAPFQASDAPAADLPPLNLLIAAPRGFCAGVDRAIEIVEKALERYGSPVYVRHEIVHNKYVVEGLKAKGAIFVKELDEVPDDAPVVFSAHGVPKAVPAEAKRRKLLYVDATCPLVSKIHRQAERQIEKGRHIIFIGHEGHPEVIGTMGQVEPGQMTLVETIEDVDKLPFDSDEELAYLTQTTLSVDDTREVIEALEWRYPNISGPKAEDICYATSNRQAAVKELAHDCDLVLVIGAPNSSNSLRLVEVSERLGTPAKLIQRASEIDFAWLEGVQSLGLTAGASAPEILVREVVAALAERRTIHEKEITATVEKMVFKLPRQLTE, encoded by the coding sequence ATGAACGCGCCCTTTCAAGCATCCGACGCGCCGGCAGCCGATCTGCCGCCCCTCAACCTCCTGATCGCCGCCCCGCGCGGCTTCTGCGCCGGGGTGGACCGGGCGATCGAGATCGTCGAGAAGGCGCTCGAACGCTACGGTTCGCCGGTCTATGTGCGCCACGAGATCGTCCACAACAAATACGTGGTCGAGGGGCTGAAGGCCAAGGGCGCGATCTTCGTCAAGGAGCTGGACGAGGTGCCCGACGATGCGCCGGTGGTGTTCAGCGCCCACGGCGTGCCCAAGGCGGTGCCGGCCGAGGCCAAGCGCCGCAAGCTGCTCTATGTCGATGCCACCTGCCCGCTGGTGAGCAAGATCCACCGCCAGGCCGAACGCCAGATCGAGAAGGGCCGGCACATCATCTTCATCGGCCACGAGGGTCACCCCGAGGTGATCGGCACGATGGGCCAGGTCGAGCCGGGCCAGATGACCCTCGTCGAGACGATCGAGGATGTCGACAAGCTGCCCTTCGATTCCGACGAGGAGCTCGCCTATCTCACCCAGACCACCCTGTCGGTCGACGACACGCGCGAGGTGATCGAGGCGCTGGAGTGGCGTTATCCCAACATCTCCGGGCCCAAGGCCGAGGACATCTGCTACGCCACCTCGAACCGGCAGGCGGCGGTCAAGGAACTGGCCCACGACTGCGATCTGGTGCTGGTGATCGGGGCGCCCAATTCCTCGAACTCGCTGCGGCTGGTCGAGGTGTCGGAGCGGCTCGGCACCCCCGCCAAGCTGATCCAGCGCGCGTCCGAAATCGACTTCGCCTGGCTCGAGGGAGTGCAGAGTCTTGGCCTCACCGCCGGGGCCTCGGCGCCCGAGATTCTCGTGCGCGAGGTGGTCGCCGCGCTCGCCGAGCGGCGGACGATCCACGAGAAGGAAATCACCGCCACGGTCGAGAAGATGGTCTTCAAGCTGCCCCGCCAGCTGACCGAATAG
- a CDS encoding segregation and condensation protein A — protein sequence MNAPDAPFMFPPEAAKADENALYLELGAWEGPLDLLLDLARRQKVDLRQISILALVDQYLNYIERAGALKLELAADYLVMAAWLAYLKSAMLLPKAEQEDPSPEELALRLQLRLQRLGAMREAAARLMGRDRIGRDVFLRGAPEGLRTDRKTVWRSDLFTLIQAYGQVKARTAPRIYHVANRPVMTLDSALERVSAMLGVTLEWMEIRDFLPPHASPELRRSALASSFVAALELAKRGRAELDQEGAFAPLRIRRLKDAAAS from the coding sequence ATGAACGCCCCCGACGCGCCCTTCATGTTCCCGCCCGAGGCCGCCAAGGCCGACGAGAACGCGCTCTATCTCGAGCTCGGCGCGTGGGAAGGCCCGCTCGACCTGCTGCTCGACCTCGCGCGGCGGCAGAAGGTCGATCTTCGGCAGATTTCGATCCTCGCCCTGGTCGACCAGTACCTCAACTACATCGAGCGCGCGGGCGCGCTGAAGTTGGAACTGGCCGCCGATTACCTCGTGATGGCGGCCTGGCTCGCCTACCTCAAGTCGGCGATGCTGCTCCCCAAGGCGGAGCAGGAGGACCCTTCGCCCGAGGAATTGGCGCTGCGCTTGCAACTGCGCCTGCAACGCCTCGGCGCGATGCGCGAGGCGGCGGCGCGGCTGATGGGGCGCGACCGGATCGGGCGCGACGTGTTCCTGCGGGGCGCGCCCGAAGGGCTGCGCACAGACCGCAAGACCGTGTGGCGGTCGGACCTCTTCACGCTGATCCAGGCCTATGGGCAGGTCAAGGCGCGCACCGCACCGCGCATCTACCACGTCGCCAATCGCCCGGTGATGACGCTCGATTCAGCGCTCGAGCGGGTCTCGGCGATGCTCGGCGTGACGCTCGAATGGATGGAGATCAGGGATTTCCTCCCGCCCCACGCCTCGCCGGAACTGCGGCGCTCGGCGCTCGCCTCGAGCTTCGTGGCCGCGCTGGAACTTGCCAAACGCGGGCGGGCGGAGCTTGATCAGGAGGGCGCCTTCGCCCCCTTGCGCATCCGCCGCCTCAAGGATGCCGCGGCTTCATGA
- a CDS encoding homoserine kinase, with protein sequence MAVYTHLGAEDLARLIGEYDVGELVSAKGIAEGVSNSNWLVETTGSGEPQGFGGTRFILTLYERRIDYADLPYFLALLDHLAGKGCPVPRTMHDRDGKSWRMVEGKAAALIEFLPGVSPTRPTPQQARSIGAVLANLHLAAEDFPMARANAMDFAASAAILGKCGAERLATIDAGLPAMLAHAETAAALDLSALPVSQTHTDLFPDNVLMLGDRVTGLIDFYFACTGPMALDLAVTHAAWCFDADNAYRADCGAALIEGYQSVRRLTPAERALFPAIAKGACLRFVASRAEDWLDTPDDALVTRKDPMQFARRWQFYHDHGAALLAG encoded by the coding sequence GTGGCGGTCTACACCCATCTGGGCGCGGAGGATCTCGCCCGGCTGATCGGCGAATACGACGTGGGCGAGCTGGTCTCGGCCAAGGGGATCGCCGAGGGCGTCTCCAATTCCAACTGGCTGGTGGAAACGACCGGCTCCGGAGAACCCCAGGGGTTCGGGGGCACGCGCTTCATCCTGACGCTTTACGAACGGCGGATCGACTATGCCGATCTGCCCTATTTCCTCGCGCTGCTCGATCATCTCGCCGGCAAGGGCTGTCCGGTGCCGCGCACCATGCACGACCGCGACGGCAAGTCGTGGCGGATGGTCGAGGGCAAGGCGGCGGCGCTGATCGAGTTCCTGCCCGGCGTCTCGCCGACGCGCCCGACCCCGCAGCAGGCCCGCAGCATCGGGGCGGTGCTGGCGAACCTGCATCTGGCCGCCGAGGACTTCCCGATGGCGCGCGCCAATGCGATGGACTTCGCCGCGAGCGCCGCGATCCTCGGCAAGTGCGGCGCGGAGCGGCTGGCGACGATCGACGCAGGCCTACCCGCGATGCTCGCCCATGCCGAGACCGCCGCTGCGCTCGATCTGTCGGCGCTGCCGGTGTCGCAGACCCACACCGACCTCTTCCCCGACAACGTGCTGATGCTGGGCGACCGGGTGACGGGGCTCATAGATTTCTACTTCGCCTGCACCGGGCCGATGGCGCTCGATCTTGCCGTGACCCACGCCGCATGGTGCTTCGATGCGGACAATGCCTACCGCGCCGATTGCGGCGCGGCGCTGATCGAAGGCTACCAATCGGTTCGGCGCCTTACGCCCGCCGAGCGCGCGCTGTTCCCCGCCATCGCCAAGGGCGCGTGCCTGCGCTTCGTCGCCTCCCGCGCCGAGGACTGGCTCGACACCCCCGACGATGCGCTCGTCACCCGCAAGGACCCGATGCAATTCGCCCGCCGCTGGCAGTTTTACCACGACCACGGCGCGGCCCTGCTTGCAGGCTGA
- the tatC gene encoding twin-arginine translocase subunit TatC: MFEIKDLDETRAPLLDHLIELRTRIIRALLALGVGFAVCLYFADEILGILVQPLKDAFPDGQGQLIFTKLPEVFFVELKVALFAGFMVSFPVIANQLWAFVAPGLYAREKKAFLPFLFATPVLFGAGAALAYFVVMPVAFTFFLNFGGITGGMRVEALPSAGDYLNLVMQFILAFGLTFLLPVLLLLLHRAGIVTRGQMVAARRYVIVGIFVIAAVVTPPDPGSQLVLAIPLWLLFEASLVLMRLQEKAVAADKAAREAEAAEAAEAAAAE, translated from the coding sequence ATGTTTGAGATCAAGGACCTCGACGAGACCCGCGCGCCGCTGCTCGACCACCTGATTGAGCTGCGCACCCGCATCATCCGCGCCCTGCTGGCGCTGGGGGTGGGCTTTGCGGTGTGCCTCTATTTCGCCGACGAGATTCTCGGCATTCTGGTCCAGCCACTCAAGGATGCCTTTCCCGACGGGCAGGGCCAGCTGATCTTCACCAAGCTGCCGGAAGTGTTCTTCGTCGAGCTCAAGGTTGCGCTGTTCGCGGGCTTCATGGTGAGCTTCCCGGTGATCGCCAACCAGCTCTGGGCCTTCGTCGCGCCGGGGCTCTATGCCCGCGAGAAGAAGGCTTTCCTGCCGTTCCTCTTCGCCACGCCCGTGCTGTTCGGCGCGGGGGCGGCGCTGGCCTATTTCGTGGTCATGCCGGTGGCCTTCACCTTCTTCCTCAATTTCGGCGGCATCACCGGCGGAATGCGGGTCGAGGCGCTGCCGAGCGCGGGGGACTATCTCAACCTCGTGATGCAGTTCATCCTCGCCTTCGGGCTCACCTTCCTGCTGCCGGTGCTGCTGCTGCTGCTCCACCGGGCGGGGATCGTCACACGCGGGCAGATGGTGGCGGCGCGGCGCTACGTGATCGTGGGCATCTTCGTGATCGCCGCGGTGGTGACCCCGCCCGATCCGGGCTCGCAGCTGGTGCTGGCGATCCCGCTGTGGCTGCTGTTCGAAGCCTCGCTGGTGCTGATGCGCCTCCAGGAGAAGGCGGTCGCCGCCGACAAGGCCGCGCGCGAGGCGGAGGCGGCGGAAGCGGCGGAGGCTGCCGCGGCGGAGTAG
- a CDS encoding SPOR domain-containing protein: MIDAEYEELDDGADGLGGELDLADTDSLPWLEADEEDETAGGIDTGQIVMFALGLLALLGAVVGGVWWVSNRAAGGEAVADGSVIPAPEGPIKERPEDPGGKTFAGTGNVAPVVGEGGSRPAVVADAPVTAPSAAPAPAPSGTKPVPVASPAPGQAPATGGVGVQLAAYGTRARAEQGWTDIGRRTDALAGVKYRVVEGKVDIGTVYRLQAVAANRAEAERLCAELKADGVDCQIK; this comes from the coding sequence ATGATCGATGCCGAATACGAGGAACTGGACGACGGCGCCGATGGGCTTGGGGGCGAGCTCGATCTCGCCGACACCGATAGCCTGCCCTGGCTCGAGGCGGACGAGGAGGACGAGACCGCCGGCGGGATCGACACCGGCCAGATCGTGATGTTCGCGCTCGGCCTGCTGGCGCTGCTCGGTGCTGTGGTCGGCGGGGTATGGTGGGTCTCCAACCGCGCCGCGGGCGGCGAGGCGGTGGCCGACGGCAGCGTGATCCCTGCGCCCGAAGGTCCGATCAAGGAAAGGCCCGAGGATCCGGGCGGCAAGACCTTCGCGGGCACGGGCAATGTCGCGCCGGTGGTGGGCGAGGGCGGATCGCGGCCTGCGGTGGTCGCCGATGCGCCCGTGACCGCGCCGAGCGCCGCGCCCGCGCCTGCGCCTTCCGGGACCAAGCCTGTCCCGGTGGCCTCTCCCGCGCCCGGACAGGCCCCGGCGACCGGCGGGGTCGGCGTCCAGCTCGCCGCCTACGGCACCCGCGCCCGCGCCGAGCAGGGCTGGACCGACATCGGCCGCCGCACCGATGCGCTCGCCGGGGTCAAGTACCGCGTGGTCGAGGGCAAGGTCGATATCGGCACGGTCTACCGCCTCCAGGCGGTCGCCGCGAACCGCGCCGAGGCCGAGCGCCTGTGCGCTGAACTCAAGGCCGACGGGGTCGATTGCCAGATCAAGTAG
- the scpB gene encoding SMC-Scp complex subunit ScpB: MSEEPGTLERAVEATLFAAEAPLTIEALAAHLGGLATGEVREALALLETRYRARGIHLVERGGRWHFETAPDLAHLLRREKEQVRRLSRAATEVLAIIAYHEPVSRAEIESIRGVQTSAGTLDVLMEAGWIRPAGRREVPGRPVIYATTPEFLDHFGLASRRDLPGIDELRAAGLLDPVDEAMEAAMRFEPDEADESAAGDDENLAD; encoded by the coding sequence ATGAGCGAGGAACCCGGCACCCTCGAACGCGCGGTCGAGGCGACCCTGTTCGCCGCCGAGGCGCCCCTCACCATCGAGGCGCTCGCGGCGCATCTCGGCGGTCTTGCGACCGGCGAGGTGCGCGAGGCGCTGGCGCTGCTGGAGACCCGCTACCGCGCGCGCGGCATCCATCTCGTCGAGCGGGGCGGGCGCTGGCACTTCGAAACCGCGCCCGATCTTGCCCACCTGCTGCGCCGCGAGAAGGAGCAGGTGCGCCGGCTGAGTCGCGCGGCCACCGAGGTGCTGGCGATCATCGCCTATCACGAGCCTGTCAGCCGCGCGGAGATCGAATCGATCCGCGGCGTGCAGACCAGCGCGGGTACTTTGGACGTGCTGATGGAGGCGGGCTGGATCCGGCCCGCAGGCCGCCGCGAGGTACCGGGGCGACCGGTGATCTACGCGACAACGCCCGAATTTCTCGACCATTTCGGCCTCGCCAGCCGCCGCGACCTGCCCGGGATCGACGAGCTGCGCGCCGCGGGCCTGCTCGATCCGGTCGACGAGGCGATGGAAGCCGCGATGCGCTTCGAGCCCGACGAGGCGGACGAAAGCGCCGCCGGCGACGACGAGAATCTGGCGGACTGA
- the nagZ gene encoding beta-N-acetylhexosaminidase, whose product MIPAIFGISGPVLTADERAFFRECDPAGYILFGRNCVDPEQLRALTDDLRSIHGRDRLLVSIDQEGGRVARLRPPLWAGYPSGQAFDALYQIAPASAIEAARANATAMALELSYMGITVDYHPPLDLRVPGAHDVIGDRAFGADPMQVAALGRAVLEGLAAGGVTGCIKHMPGHGRTDVDTHKALPTVTAPAAELEADLAPFRTLNQALVGMTGHLVFTAWDPENPATLSQTVIRDIIRGSIGFDGLLLTDDIDMEALGGAIPERAARAQAAGCDIVLNCWAKMDDMAGICDVLSPMSDATAARLDRALAGTRIAPALAPEAAEFLAKRDALLALAGTPA is encoded by the coding sequence ATGATTCCGGCGATTTTCGGCATTTCCGGCCCCGTCCTGACCGCGGACGAACGCGCCTTCTTCCGCGAATGCGACCCGGCGGGCTACATCCTGTTCGGGCGCAACTGCGTCGACCCGGAGCAGCTGCGCGCTCTGACCGACGACCTCCGGAGCATCCACGGGCGCGACCGGTTGCTGGTCTCGATCGACCAGGAAGGCGGCCGTGTTGCGCGTCTGCGACCCCCGCTGTGGGCCGGGTATCCGTCGGGCCAAGCCTTTGATGCGCTTTACCAAATCGCCCCCGCGAGCGCGATCGAGGCGGCCCGCGCCAATGCCACCGCGATGGCGCTGGAGCTGTCGTATATGGGGATCACGGTCGACTACCACCCCCCGCTCGACCTGCGCGTGCCGGGCGCCCACGACGTGATCGGCGACCGCGCCTTCGGGGCCGATCCGATGCAGGTCGCAGCCCTGGGCCGCGCCGTTCTCGAAGGCCTTGCCGCAGGCGGGGTGACGGGCTGCATCAAGCACATGCCCGGCCACGGCCGCACCGATGTCGACACCCACAAGGCGCTCCCCACGGTCACCGCGCCGGCGGCAGAGCTGGAAGCCGACCTCGCCCCGTTTCGCACGCTCAATCAGGCACTTGTCGGCATGACCGGGCACCTCGTCTTCACCGCATGGGACCCGGAAAATCCCGCCACCCTGTCGCAGACCGTGATCCGCGACATCATCCGCGGGTCGATCGGCTTCGACGGCCTGCTGCTGACCGACGACATCGACATGGAGGCGCTCGGCGGCGCGATCCCCGAACGCGCCGCCCGCGCGCAGGCGGCGGGGTGCGACATCGTGTTGAATTGCTGGGCGAAGATGGACGACATGGCGGGCATCTGCGACGTTCTCTCTCCCATGTCCGACGCCACCGCCGCGCGGCTCGACCGGGCGCTCGCCGGCACCCGCATCGCGCCCGCCCTCGCCCCCGAGGCTGCCGAGTTCCTCGCCAAGCGCGACGCCCTGCTGGCGCTCGCCGGAACCCCGGCATGA